In Strix aluco isolate bStrAlu1 chromosome 17, bStrAlu1.hap1, whole genome shotgun sequence, the genomic stretch GTGAGGGCACCCGAGGCCCGGGACGAGCAGGGGCTGCGTGGGAGCTGGAAAAATGCTGAATAACTGCGTCCGTGCTGTGGGGTTTGTGGAGGTGCGGAGAGCATCCTCCCGAGAGTGCCCCAAACCATTCTCGGTGAGGCGTGGAGGTTTGCTGGCAGGGAACCAGGCTCCTTGCCTCCAGCCCCTCTCTAAAGAGCAGGGCACGtccttttctgctcctcttgaTTTTTGGTCGTTGTTGAGGGTCTGGCCTTGAAATGCCACAagctgggaagctgctggggACCCTGTTGAGGCAGAGAGCTTAGGGACCAGCCTGATGGAGGCTTGTGGCCAGGGGCTGAAGGCAGAGCCTGGAGCATCCCTTcacccccagcttccccccaccACAGCTGATGCTGAGCCCTTCCTTGTGCAGATTCTCCCCCGGGTGCTCTCCTGCGCTGTTCTGCTCCTCCTGCTCGTGGCCGTGCTGAGCAGAGGCAAGAGGTGCAGCATTGCCAAAATCCTCCGGCAGTACCGCGCCGTCATCTTCCACGAGATCCAGAACCTGGTGAGTGGGGATGGGGAGTCTGCCCAGGACCCCGGCTCCCTGCGCCGGGGGATGCCGCTGAGCTGGATGCGGCCCTGCCGCAGGACGTGGGTGGGGAGGGATGAGCCTGGGAAGCTTGGTATGGGGTTGGCCGCTTTGCCGGTGTTTTTGGGGAGAGTGTTGTGTTTAAGTGGTGGGGTTCACTCACGGGGGATGCACGGATGATTTGGGGTGCCTGATCTTTTTGCTTGATTTCTCCAGAAAAACCTGAGTGGATCAGCAGATAGGAGCGGAAGGGCCAGGCCGGCTTGTCGTTCAGACAAGGTGAGCACCAAGGGACCCAGGGCTGGGGCGTCGTGTGGGCTGAACCCCTGGGGAGCTGTCGAGCACCTCTCCCTGCCTGGGCCTGTGTGCTTCTCTCCTCTCCAGGACCAGAAGATCCTGCTCTCCATCTACAACATCAGCATGTCCCTGCGGGAGGTGGCGGCTGGCACCCTGCGCAGCCCCGAGGAGCTGGCGGTGTGGAAGGTGGCCAGAAACACCGACTTTGTGCTCAGGGAGAACTGCAGGAAAATCAGCCAGGTAGGAGCCCTGCCCCTTCCCAGTCACCCCCGTGGCTCCCAGTTCCCCAGCAcacaggctgtgggcagcacctgCCCTGTTGCACACTTCTGCCTGCACATGAGGAGTCTCTaggctctgcctgcagcatcctggggcaggggggaggctcTGTACTGGGTTTGATGGTACATCCCAGTGAGCTTTAAACTGGCCGGGGTGGGAAGTCCGACTGTGGCAGTGTGGGACAAACTGGTGGGG encodes the following:
- the C17H20orf204 gene encoding uncharacterized protein C20orf204 homolog, coding for MEACGQGLKAEPGASLHPQLPPTTADAEPFLVQILPRVLSCAVLLLLLVAVLSRGKRCSIAKILRQYRAVIFHEIQNLKNLSGSADRSGRARPACRSDKDQKILLSIYNISMSLREVAAGTLRSPEELAVWKVARNTDFVLRENCRKISQNPAPVPAEPRRRGPGRRRKQLREIGRKAERLATCWEKLYALHAPHRAPRDS